One Mercurialis annua linkage group LG3, ddMerAnnu1.2, whole genome shotgun sequence DNA window includes the following coding sequences:
- the LOC126672586 gene encoding E3 ubiquitin-protein ligase SINA-like 10, producing MSDNIVVSSLNMELMDCPICCEPFTTLINQCENGHATCNACSEKTQKCHSCTLPIRRMRNRILEDVAESLRNYGCPETVRYPDKINHEKLCSFIECSCPIEVCNVKGTSEMIYAHCKVMHKDFVKPFENIDIVFVLNNTTCFYGNILTMCCLGPLAAGCCPYEIEVNANSSHKFHSATQNIQGTSNYYRSFSGFLLDSDHEFFADGMIKMEFCVYRAPELA from the exons ATGTCCGATAATATTGTTGTGTCTTCACTTAATATGGAACTTATGGATTGCCCAATATGCTGTGAACCCTTTACAACTCTAATTAATCAG TGTGAAAATGGGCATGCAACATGCAACGCATGCTCGGAGAAGACTCAAAAGTGCCATTCTTGCACCCTGCCTATCAGGAGAATGAGGAACCGAATTCTGGAAGATGTTGCTGAGTCTTTGAGA AATTATGGATGCCCAGAAACTGTTAGGTACCCCGACAAGATCAACCACGAAAAGTTATGTTCTTTTATAGAGTGCTCATGCCCCATTGAAGTTTGCAATGTCAAGGGAACCTCTGAAATGATTTATGCTCACTGTAAAGTGATGCATAAAGATTTTGTGAAGCcgttt GAAAACATAGACATTGTGTTTGTTCTAAACAACACAACGTGTTTTTATGGGAATATTCTTACAATGTGTTGTCTTGGACCGTTAGCAGCTGGATGCTGCCCCTATGAAATTGAAGTGAATGCCAACTCAAGTCACAAGTTTCACAGTGCTACCCAGAACATTCAAGGCACCAGCAATTACTATCGTTCTTTTTCAGGGTTCCTTCTTGATAGTGACCACGAATTTTTCGCTGACGGTATGATCAAGATGGAGTTTTGTGTTTATCGCGCACCGGAGCTTGCTTAA